From one Triticum aestivum cultivar Chinese Spring chromosome 4B, IWGSC CS RefSeq v2.1, whole genome shotgun sequence genomic stretch:
- the LOC123092136 gene encoding uncharacterized protein: MEYAGWLCSLFILMLDRGSLRCTKMWTYCRNFGFDVYRKLRSSGPYTFSLSIYTAVNNLSHQLIIQDAPALQRLILDSSYSPLLITILSVPKLETLGVIHDLCAHFNMVFGSIVLQSFSMDGLSMVLDSVKILYIQMNSFDLNNIIGLLQCFPCLEKLYIKATGWGKKVITNRWIRKHRNFLTCHDILLKTIMLDDM; encoded by the exons ATGGAATATGCAGGTTGGCTTTGTTCATTGTTTATTCTGATGCTCGATAGAGGTAGTTTGAGGTGTACGAAGATGTGGACATATTGCAGAAACTTTGGCTTTGATGTGTACCG GAAATTAAGGAGCTCAGGACCATATACATTCAGTCTATCTATATATACAGCAGTAAATAACCTCAGCCATCAG ctcatcatccaagatgcccctgcacttcaaaggttgatccttgattctagttattcaccattgctAATAACCATCCTCTCcgtgcctaaactggagaccttgggtgtaatacatgatctctgtgctcatttcaatatggtgtttggctccatagttcttcag agtttctccatggatggcctatcaatggtgctggattctgtcaagatcttatatatccaaatgaatagttttgatctgaacaatattattggcttgctgcaatgctttccatgtctggagaagctgtatataaag gcaacaggatggggtaagaaagttataaccaatcggtggattcgtaagcaccggaATTTTCTCACTTGTCATGACATTCtattgaagacaataatgctagacgatatgtag